The Clostridium beijerinckii genomic sequence TGTCCTGTTCCAAAAGAACCATGTGAAGAGGAACCAGAGGAAGACCCATGCGAGAGATTTGAAAAGGCTCCAATTCCTAAATTCTATCCTGATCAAAACTTAGAGCCATTATTCTCAGACTGTGATGATAATGATCAATAGTATTATTAACAAAATAATTAACATTATAATTCCAAGGATTATTAGAATTTCTGTAGATAAATAGATATAGGTCTTTTACTAAAAATAGATATAAAGATGTGATGATATCCTTTTATTGAATTATTATATTCAATTATAAAATTCAAGTATTATCATCACCTTCTTTGATAAAGTTCATATATTATAGTAGAAGAACCAAAGAACTCTAAATTATCCATATAGAAATTTTTATAAAAATTTATCTAAATTAAAAGGAGGATTCTATTTATGAATTCAATGTCAAAATGTCATGATAATCATGATAATTGCAGGAAAGAAAAAGATTTATGTCCAACAATTATAAAATGTAGTCAAGCAGGTTCAGTAACAGTTCCACCAGCTACTGTTTTAGGTACTGCATTTCCTCTTACTGCTCTTACTTTAGACACTTCTTGCCTTAAAAATCCTTGTGTAAAGTTAGAGTTTGCAAGTAATCTTGTTGCTGCAGTTGCATTCACAGGAACAATAAATTTCCAAGTATTTAAAGTTTGTAGAAATCAATCTACTCCTGTTCCAGTTGGACCTGCATACACTTTTAACTTAGTAGCATTATTAAGCTCACAAACATTATCTTTCTTTGTTTGTGACTGTGGCGATTTCTGCTGTGAT encodes the following:
- a CDS encoding DUF4489 domain-containing protein; this encodes MNSMSKCHDNHDNCRKEKDLCPTIIKCSQAGSVTVPPATVLGTAFPLTALTLDTSCLKNPCVKLEFASNLVAAVAFTGTINFQVFKVCRNQSTPVPVGPAYTFNLVALLSSQTLSFFVCDCGDFCCDECCTYTVTATITSAVTVGTLSINNATLGAIAACGSSSCC